CGCCGGGTTGGCCGCTTGCGGCCCGCCCGTGAAGCGGACGCTTCGGTGGTGCGCCTGAAGCCCACCCCGGCCCGACCTGCCGCGTCCCCCCGGACAACGCTGGTGCCGTGGCTATGCCGAGTTCACCCGCAAGGTCCTGGAGGGCGGGGAGTTCCAGCAGTGGATGCAGCCCCTTCTCGACCAGGTCGACACGACCGCACACGATCTCGACGGTGCGACCGAACCGCTGATCAGGCTCCAGCATCAACTGATCGAGCTGGTCGGCCTTCTTGATCCTGACCAGATGCGCTTCCCCTCCCACGAGCGGACGCGCTTCGACGCCGAGCGTCCCCTTGGAGAGCTCAAGCCCTTTCGCGGGGATGACCGCCCATGACCGCGTCCCACCGACCGGAACACTGATCCACTGCGGTCACGGGGTGTAATCCCCCCCCGGGCCTTCATCCGGCGTGCCAAGGCCTCCGGACCGGTCCCGTCGGCCGTGAGGGTGAGCGGGCCGAGCACCCCCGTCCACATGGGCGAGCCATCTGGTCCTCCGACGAAACGCGCGTGTAAGAAATCGAAGGATGCCAGCGAGATATTGCATGGCCCTGCGGGCGCGGGCTTCGTACGTTGCTCCAACAAAGGACACGCTGTTGATACGGCACCGTAACCATTTGCGTGTCTTTCCCGTACTAAACGGGAGCAAAGGTGCATATAGCGCAACATGGCAGAAATGCCGCAAGGAGAAGGGAGCCGGCGATGATCCATCGGTCCCCCCGGAAAGCACGGCCGGCCACGGCGCCCAGGGGCGCCGTGGGACCGGCCGCCCGCCCCGAGGCGTTCGGCGCGGGCGTCGACGAGGAGTCCAAGGCCGACGTCGCGGCCAAGCCGGCGCCGCCGGCGTTCGAGACCGGCGCGGGTGGTCGAGGGTGACCACGACGATCCTCCCGGACGAGGGCCGCCGCCGGCTGCGCAGGCGGCGGCTGATCGCCGTCGCCTTCGTCCTCCCGGCGCTGGCGATCAACCTGCTGGTCATCGCCGGTCCGGCGGTGAGCGGCCTCTACTACGCCTGGACCGACTGGAACGGCTTCTCCGCCCCCAACTTCACCGGCCTGGAGAACGCCAGACGGCTGATCGAGGACCCGGCCTTCTGGAACGCCCTCGGCCACAACTTCATCTGGCTGGTGCTGTTCCTGACCGTGCCGATGGCCATGGGCCTGGTCGGGGCGTTCATGTTGTCGCGCGTCCGCCGCGGCGCCTCCCTGTTCCGGGTGGTCTTCTTCATCCCGTACGTGATCGCCAGCGTCGTCAACGCGCAGATCTGGAAGAGCCTGCTCGACCCGGCCACCGGGATCGCCGCGCAGCTCGACAGGATGGGCATCACCTGGCTCAACGACGTCTACTTCTTCGGCGACTCGAACCTGTCGCTCTACAGCGTCGCGTTCGTCGACAACTGGCACTTCTGGGGCTTCCTGGTGGTGCTGTTCCTGGCCGCCATGCAGGGTGT
This region of Streptosporangium sp. NBC_01495 genomic DNA includes:
- a CDS encoding carbohydrate ABC transporter permease, which codes for MTTTILPDEGRRRLRRRRLIAVAFVLPALAINLLVIAGPAVSGLYYAWTDWNGFSAPNFTGLENARRLIEDPAFWNALGHNFIWLVLFLTVPMAMGLVGAFMLSRVRRGASLFRVVFFIPYVIASVVNAQIWKSLLDPATGIAAQLDRMGITWLNDVYFFGDSNLSLYSVAFVDNWHFWGFLVVLFLAAMQGVDPSLFEAARIDGAGPLREFWHITLPGIRATLMFAIMIISLGSLLAFDYSFALTGGGPAGSSDLVSLLVNRTAFTALEPGYASFMALAISLLGGVLLVIFHFIRRNEDSR